From a region of the Deinococcus terrestris genome:
- a CDS encoding LabA-like NYN domain-containing protein, which translates to MQYVVSRPRVGVFIDTQNLYHSARDLLERTVNFETILREAVAGRELVHAISYTVEREGEATARPFIYKLSALGYKVRRMNLTLHHVAQDGRAIYEGNWDMGIVADMVRLMDHLDVVVLGSGDGDFTDIVEVLQERGKRVEVIAFREHTAQKLIDAADRFTHLPDLDGALMPARQKNGAKPSSDEA; encoded by the coding sequence ATGCAGTACGTCGTATCCCGCCCCCGCGTGGGCGTTTTTATCGATACCCAGAACCTCTACCACTCGGCCCGCGACCTGCTGGAGCGCACCGTCAACTTCGAGACGATCCTGCGCGAGGCCGTCGCCGGGCGCGAACTCGTCCACGCGATCTCGTACACGGTCGAGCGCGAGGGCGAGGCGACCGCGCGGCCCTTCATCTACAAGCTCTCGGCGCTGGGGTACAAGGTGCGGCGCATGAACCTGACCCTGCACCACGTCGCGCAGGACGGCCGCGCGATCTACGAGGGCAACTGGGACATGGGCATCGTGGCCGACATGGTGCGGCTGATGGACCACCTCGACGTGGTGGTGTTGGGCAGTGGCGACGGCGACTTCACCGACATCGTGGAGGTCTTGCAGGAGCGCGGCAAGCGGGTCGAGGTGATCGCTTTCCGCGAGCACACCGCCCAGAAGCTGATCGACGCCGCCGACCGCTTCACGCATCTGCCCGACCTCGACGGGGCGCTGATGCCTGCCCGCCAGAAGAACGGAGCCAAGCCCAGCAGTGACGAGGCCTGA
- the queA gene encoding tRNA preQ1(34) S-adenosylmethionine ribosyltransferase-isomerase QueA: MTRPDPDAVLARLHFELPESRIAQTGAEPRDSSRLMAVGEGIEHHVFRELPDLLRPGDLLVFNESRVIPARVMARKPVVNGLGGGQIEVLLLREEEANVWSAYLKPAKRAGNELWLGEHKAEVVGVLEDGARLLRFEHDIKPHLDEIGRLPLPPYIAAGDSDETWRERYQTVYAREPGSVAAPTAGLHFTPELLERLEARGIERVAVTLHVGAGTFKPITGPVAEHVMHAERYTLGQATAEAINRAKAEGRRVVAVGTTTVRALESSAQEDGAVRPGEGDTRIFITPGTRVRVPDLLVTNLHLPGSTLLLLVAAFAGEERIRAAYDVALAEGYRFYSLGDAMLLENQG; encoded by the coding sequence GTGACGAGGCCTGACCCCGACGCCGTTCTGGCCCGGCTGCACTTCGAGTTGCCCGAGTCGCGCATTGCCCAGACCGGGGCCGAACCGCGAGACTCCTCACGGTTGATGGCGGTCGGGGAGGGAATCGAGCACCACGTTTTCCGCGAGCTGCCTGACCTCTTGCGGCCCGGCGACCTCCTCGTCTTCAACGAGAGCCGGGTGATTCCCGCCCGTGTGATGGCCCGCAAGCCCGTGGTGAATGGCCTGGGCGGCGGCCAGATTGAAGTCCTGCTGCTGCGCGAGGAGGAGGCGAACGTCTGGTCCGCCTACCTCAAGCCCGCCAAACGCGCCGGGAACGAACTCTGGCTGGGCGAGCACAAGGCCGAGGTTGTCGGCGTGCTGGAGGACGGCGCCCGGCTGCTGCGGTTCGAGCATGACATCAAGCCCCATCTGGACGAGATCGGGCGGTTACCCCTGCCCCCCTACATCGCGGCGGGCGATTCGGACGAGACGTGGCGCGAGCGCTACCAAACGGTCTACGCCCGCGAGCCGGGCAGCGTGGCGGCGCCCACGGCGGGCCTGCACTTCACGCCGGAGTTGCTGGAGCGGCTGGAGGCGCGGGGCATTGAGCGCGTGGCCGTCACCCTGCATGTCGGGGCAGGCACCTTCAAGCCGATTACCGGGCCGGTGGCTGAACATGTCATGCACGCCGAGCGCTACACCCTCGGGCAGGCGACGGCGGAGGCCATCAACCGGGCCAAAGCGGAGGGCCGCCGGGTGGTCGCCGTGGGCACCACCACCGTCCGCGCCTTGGAAAGCAGCGCCCAGGAGGACGGCGCTGTGCGCCCCGGCGAGGGGGACACCCGCATCTTCATCACGCCGGGGACGCGGGTGCGGGTGCCCGACCTGCTCGTCACCAACCTGCACTTGCCCGGCTCCACGCTGCTGCTGCTCGTGGCCGCCTTTGCCGGAGAGGAACGCATCCGGGCGGCCTATGACGTGGCGCTCGCGGAGGGCTACCGCTTCTACTCGCTGGGGGACGCGATGCTGCTGGAGAATCAGGGCTAG
- a CDS encoding GNAT family N-acetyltransferase, whose translation MERAAPPTHLTFQPADAEAFAAAVTAATPDTPISAADLHRLDAARAPGEHHTRRLAWEGGEIVGALETELPRMDSFEGWLQLVIHTLRPDDAVREALWAEGLATVTAAGAEVAVTRVKEDTPDLPFLLAHGWQEHDRMWPSTLDLRALDFAAFADEEARVREAGFRLLPLTDLGPWDEAQQRRYYDLTIALLADVPSARPIEPWPFEVWQRRIGNGIEREGLFVAVAPDGEWVGTSQLAQPLPARPGTLHNGLTGVLPAWRGHGLGLALKLAAARAALARGYTHSRTSNHTGNRPMLAINGRLGFVREAATVTLIRSLDGGG comes from the coding sequence ATGGAACGTGCCGCCCCGCCCACCCACCTCACCTTCCAGCCCGCCGATGCGGAAGCCTTCGCCGCCGCTGTCACCGCCGCGACCCCCGATACGCCCATCTCCGCCGCCGATCTGCACCGCCTCGACGCCGCCCGCGCTCCCGGCGAGCACCACACCCGGCGCCTCGCGTGGGAAGGCGGGGAGATCGTGGGCGCCCTGGAAACCGAGTTGCCCCGCATGGACAGCTTCGAGGGCTGGCTGCAACTCGTCATCCACACCCTGCGACCCGACGACGCGGTGCGGGAGGCGCTGTGGGCGGAAGGGCTGGCGACCGTCACGGCGGCGGGCGCTGAGGTAGCCGTCACCCGCGTGAAGGAGGACACCCCCGACCTCCCCTTCCTGCTCGCGCACGGCTGGCAGGAACACGACCGGATGTGGCCCTCGACCCTCGACCTGCGGGCGCTGGACTTCGCGGCCTTTGCGGATGAGGAGGCAAGGGTGCGGGAAGCCGGGTTCCGACTCCTCCCCCTGACCGACCTCGGCCCCTGGGATGAGGCGCAGCAGCGGCGGTATTACGACCTCACCATTGCCCTGCTGGCGGACGTGCCCAGCGCCCGACCCATTGAACCCTGGCCCTTCGAGGTGTGGCAGCGGCGGATTGGGAATGGCATTGAGCGTGAGGGCCTGTTCGTGGCCGTCGCCCCAGATGGCGAGTGGGTCGGCACCAGCCAACTGGCCCAGCCCCTCCCCGCCCGGCCCGGCACCCTGCACAACGGCCTGACCGGGGTGCTTCCCGCGTGGCGCGGGCATGGGCTGGGGCTGGCCCTCAAGCTGGCGGCGGCGCGGGCGGCCCTCGCGCGGGGTTACACCCACTCGCGCACCAGCAACCACACCGGCAATCGCCCCATGCTCGCCATCAACGGGCGGCTGGGATTTGTCCGGGAGGCAGCGACGGTCACGCTGATTCGGAGCCTGGACGGAGGCGGCTAG